A segment of the Deinococcota bacterium genome:
AGCGCGCCGATGGGCACGCCGCCACCCAAGCCTTTGGCGAGCGTGACCATATCGCCCACCACGCCGTAGTGCTCCGAGGCCAGAAACTTGCCGGTGCGGCCGACCCCTGACTGGATTTCGTCGATGATGAGCAGCGCGCCGCGCTCGCGCGTCAGCTCACGAGCGGCCCGCAAAAACTCCCGGCTCGCCGGATTGATGCCGCCCTCGCCCTGGACGGGCTCCAAAAAGACCGCCGCCGTCTCCTCGGTGATCGCCGCCTCGAGCTTGTCAATATTGTTATAGGGAATAAAGTCCGCCTGCGCGCCGAGCGGCTCAAAGGGCTCGCGGTACTTCTTTTCCCAGGTGAGCGCCAAAGCGCCCATCGTCCGGCCGGAGAAGCCGCGCATCGCCGCCACGAAGCGCGACCGCCCCGTCGCCATCCGCGCCCACTTGAGGGCGGCCTCGTTGACCTCTGAGCCGGAGTTGGCGAGAAAGACGCGGTTCAAGGGCTTGGGGACGAAGCCGAAGAGCTTGTCGGTGAAGGCCGCGCGGGTATCGTTGCCGATGTTCTGCCCGAAGACGATGAGCTTGCCCGCCTGCTCAGCGATGGCCTTGACCAGCCGCGGGTTGGCGTGGCCGATGCTCGCCACCGCGATGCCCGCCAGGCAGTCCAGATATTCCTTGCCGTCGGCGTCCCAGAGCCGCACGCCCTCGCCGCGCACGAGCGCGAGGTCGGGCTGCCACAGCCCCGAGTGGTGAAGGGCCTC
Coding sequences within it:
- a CDS encoding aminotransferase class III-fold pyridoxal phosphate-dependent enzyme — translated: MISKTQEILELEALHHSGLWQPDLALVRGEGVRLWDADGKEYLDCLAGIAVASIGHANPRLVKAIAEQAGKLIVFGQNIGNDTRAAFTDKLFGFVPKPLNRVFLANSGSEVNEAALKWARMATGRSRFVAAMRGFSGRTMGALALTWEKKYREPFEPLGAQADFIPYNNIDKLEAAITEETAAVFLEPVQGEGGINPASREFLRAARELTRERGALLIIDEIQSGVGRTGKFLASEHYGVVGDMVTLAKGLGGGVPIGAL